The genomic stretch TGTCGAAACGCGGGTGCCAGGCCTGGGTCAGCATCAGAGTCGGCAACGGGACCGGCAGGTCGAACGAACGCAGCTTCAGCCCCAGCCGCCGCACGCTCAGCAAGGCTTCCTTGGGCACCGGCAGGATCAGGTCGGAGTCCGGCAACGCGAACATCGCCGCATGGAAGCTCGGGGCGATCACCGCCACCCGCCGCTCCAGGCCCAGGGCGTTGAGCGCCGTGTCGATGGGGCCGCGGGCGATGCCCCGGCGAGACATGCTGATGTGGGAGAACCCGGCGTAGCGCTCGGCGGTGATTTCGGCGTCGAACAACGGGTGGTCTTCGCGCACCAGGCCGACGAAGTGGGTGGAGAACAGGTTCTGCACCTTCACCTCCGGCGTCACCGGTCGGGTGTTGCTCACGCTCAGGTCAATCCGTCCTTCACGCAGCGCCTCATCGTCGCCGTCGCCTTCGGGGACGAAGCGCAGTTCGCAGTGCGGCGCCTGACGGTCGAGGGTGTCGAACAGCTTGCCGCCATAGACGCCGACAAAAAAATCGTTGGCGCGGATGCTGAAGCGCCGGCGCAAGGTGCCCAGCTCCACGGCATCCGCCGAGCGGAACAGCAGCGCGGCCTGTTCGACCACGTCGCGCACCTGTTCGCGCAGTTCCAGCGCCTTGGGTGTCGGCACCAGGCCCCGGCCCGCGCGCACCAGGATCGGGTCGCCGATGGCCTCGCGGATCCGCGTGAGGGTGCGGCTCATGGCTGCCGGGCTGAGGTTCATCCGCCGCGCCGCGCCGACCACGCTGCCTTCGTTGAGCAGGGCGTCGAGGGCGACCAGCAGGTTCATGTCCGGAAGTTGCATCGCAAGCACTCGTGGCCGATCAGGATTGATTCGCACGCAATGCTAGCAGACATCCTTCAGGATCGGCGGCGGTTGCACGGACGCCATCGCCAGGCACCCTGAGTCTACCGCTGCATCCCCCACTTCTTCACGGTCAACCGCTCCAACGTGTCGAACACCAGGTTCTCCACCAGCAATCCGATCAGGATCACCACCGCAAGCCCCGCGAACACCTTGTCGGTGTAAAGCTCGTTGCGGTTCTGGAAGATGTACCAGCCCAGGCCGCCCTTGCCGCTGGTGGCGCCGAACACCAGTTCGGCGGCGATCAGTGTGCGCCAGGCGAACGCCCAGCCGATCTTCAGGCCGGCGAGGATCGACGGCAGCGCCGCCGGGATCAGGATGGACAACACAAAACGCATGCCCTTCAGACCGTAGTTGCGCCCGGCCATGCGCAGGGTTTCCGACACGCCAAGGAAACCGGCGTAGGTGTTCAGCGCCAGCGCCCACAGCACCGAATGCACCAGCACGAAGATCAGGCTGTTCTGGCCCAGGCCGAACCACAGCAACGCCAGCGGCAGCAGGGCGATGGCCGGCAGCGGGTTGAACATCGAGGTCAGGGTGCTCAGCAAGTCCCGGCCGAATTGGGTCGAGACCGCCAGGGTGGTCAGGGCGAACGCCAGCACGATGCCGGTCAGGTAGCCCTTGAGCAGCACCAGCAGGGAGATCCACACCTTGCCCGGCAGCTCGCCGCTGAGCAGGCCGTCGTACAGCGCATGACTGGTCTGCAAAAAGCTCGGCAGCAGCAGATCGTTGTTCTGTACCCGGGCGACCACTTCCCAGAGCACCGCGAGCAGAATCAGGATCACGCTTTTACGCAGCCAGCCCTGCTGCCACAGGCG from Pseudomonas ekonensis encodes the following:
- a CDS encoding LysR family transcriptional regulator — encoded protein: MQLPDMNLLVALDALLNEGSVVGAARRMNLSPAAMSRTLTRIREAIGDPILVRAGRGLVPTPKALELREQVRDVVEQAALLFRSADAVELGTLRRRFSIRANDFFVGVYGGKLFDTLDRQAPHCELRFVPEGDGDDEALREGRIDLSVSNTRPVTPEVKVQNLFSTHFVGLVREDHPLFDAEITAERYAGFSHISMSRRGIARGPIDTALNALGLERRVAVIAPSFHAAMFALPDSDLILPVPKEALLSVRRLGLKLRSFDLPVPLPTLMLTQAWHPRFDKDPAHRWLRETLKTCCDETWRAAQP
- a CDS encoding ABC transporter permease translates to MSHSSSVRQAFENDLQPLTSVPVERELPLGQRLWQQGWLRKSVILILLAVLWEVVARVQNNDLLLPSFLQTSHALYDGLLSGELPGKVWISLLVLLKGYLTGIVLAFALTTLAVSTQFGRDLLSTLTSMFNPLPAIALLPLALLWFGLGQNSLIFVLVHSVLWALALNTYAGFLGVSETLRMAGRNYGLKGMRFVLSILIPAALPSILAGLKIGWAFAWRTLIAAELVFGATSGKGGLGWYIFQNRNELYTDKVFAGLAVVILIGLLVENLVFDTLERLTVKKWGMQR